CGGCGTACTCGAAGGCGGTCGACAGCGCGAGGTCGGACGGGGCGTCGGCATCGATGGCCGCGACGACCGGACCGCCCGTCGCGAGGTTGCCGTACGGAACCGTCACGACCGGGCATCGCGACCGGGCCGAGAGCGCGGAGCTGATGCTCCCGGTGGTGAGGCGTTCGATGAGGCCGGGTCGATGATGGCCGAGGACCATCAGATCGACCTGACCCGACAGCCTGGTGAGCAGGGGTATCGCGAAGTCGTGTTCGACGACGGTCTCGATGCGCAGGCCCGGACGCCGGGTGCCGAGACGGCCGGCCAGCGCGGTCAGGTGGGCGGCCGCTGCCTGCCGCGTGGCGGTGACGTCGAAGTCGAGTTCGAACTCGCTGAGTGGTTGCAGCGCAACGGCTGCCGCGAATCCGTGGATCAGTAGCAGGCGGTCCCTGTCGCGGGCCGAAGCGGCCGCCCAGTGAGCGGCCGCCTCGGATTCGGGACTCAGATCGACCCCGACGGCGATGGTGTTCATCGGGCGCGGGTGGCGTCGCCCGTCCGCGTCTCGCCGGCGATGGCGTCGTCCGCGACGGGACCGACCGCCGCCGGTGCCACGGCTGCGGGCACGGCGACGTCGGCGACCGCCGCCTCCTGCGCGCGGCGCTCCTCGTCGCTGCTCATCGTCTTCAGCGCAACCTCCTTGATGAACGCGATGGCGATGAAGCTCAGGGCCGCCATGACCGCCGCGACCAGGAACACCCGGGCGGTGCCGTCGCCGTACGCGCCGCGCACGATGGCCGCGATCGGGGCGGGCAGTTCGTTCAGGTTCGCCAGCCCGGCACTGCCGCCGCTCGACGCACCGGCGCCGATGCCCAGCGCGCCGAGCCCCTTCGCGATGAGGTCGGTGACGTGGTTGGACAGGACCGCGCCGAGCACCGACACACCCGCGGCGCCGCCGAGTGAGCGGAAGAAGGTGACCGTCGAGGTCGCCGCACCGAGGTTGTCCGGGCTGACGTTGTTCTGTACCGCC
The genomic region above belongs to Gordonia hongkongensis and contains:
- a CDS encoding universal stress protein, translating into MNTIAVGVDLSPESEAAAHWAAASARDRDRLLLIHGFAAAVALQPLSEFELDFDVTATRQAAAAHLTALAGRLGTRRPGLRIETVVEHDFAIPLLTRLSGQVDLMVLGHHRPGLIERLTTGSISSALSARSRCPVVTVPYGNLATGGPVVAAIDADAPSDLALSTAFEYADATGNPVAIVCAIPDDAPPARIEALYARADALLDPWRRRFPDRDTTLQLVNGNPSRAVGEAVPQASLLVVTRPRAGSTFTAWAGSVARAAQHHTRCPIAIVDHGRPDRYDRRSTG